The genomic segment AGCCGAGCACGCGCAGGGCGTAGCCGGGCGCGAAGCTGCCGCCGAGGATCGTCAAGAGCGCGTCGGCCTGGCTGATCGGCACGCCCCACGCGGCCGCGTCCCACTCGGGGTGCGCGGCCAGCCGCCGGCGCACGAACACGTGCATCATGCGCACGCGCAGCGCCGACGCGCGGCCGGCGGCGCCGGGCGCGAGGCCGCCGGGCTCGGACACCGCGATCCAGAACGCGACGGTCTCGAGGAAGCGGCGCCGGGTCGAGGCCCCGGCGTAGGCGCCGGTCAACGCCAGCGGCTTGGCCACCGAGTTCTCGGCGTAGCCGGCCAGCGTGATCGAGCCGGCGAACCGGAACATGTCGGCGCCGTAGCGCCGGAACACCTTGGCGCCGTGGGCCACGCGCGCGCGATCGAGCCACGGCGGATCGTCGTCGAGATCCGCGAACAGCGTGCGCAGCGACGCGGGCGCGTCGGCGGCGACGCCCGCGGTCAGGGCCTGCTCGAACTGGCGGCGACCGCCGGCGGGATCGCCGCCGAGGTAGAGCTCGTCGACGACGGCCTCGGCCAGCGGATCGGCGTCGTAGTACGCGGCCGCGAACGCGCGGACGACGTCGTCGGCCGGCGCCGGATCGAAGCCCAGGGCCACGCGGCCGAGCGCGCGCACGGCCCGGGCCCACGGGCGCGCGAGCTGGTCCCAGTAGCGGAACTCGGTCGGGGCCAGCGGCGCCATGGCGCGACTATGCCAGCGCGGTCACGGCGTCGGGAACCGCACGCGGCTGATCGTGAAGCGCGCCTTGCCGCAGGTCGGCTTCGGCGGCGGCGCGGGCCTGGCGCCTGGCGGCCGCGTCGGCTGGGCGGCCGGGGGCTTGGCCTTGGGCTTGGGCGGCGCCACGTCGAGGTAGACGTACAGGACGTCGCCGTGGGGCGGGGCGATCTCCTTGGTCCAGCGGCAGTCGCCGGCCACGACCTCGAGCGCGTGCTTGCCCGGCGCGATCGGGAGCAGGTCGCCGAGCCGCTGGCTGCCCTGCCCGTCGATGAGGACCCTGGCGCGGCCGAGCCAGCCGCTGCCGCTGACGACGACGTTGCCGTCGACTCGCGGCGGCGGGTTGAGGCTGAACGACTGGGTGCGCGCGAAGTCGACGTCGTGGACCAGCGAGCGGAACGAGATCGGCGTGAGCGCGTCGAACCGGTGCGGCCCCGGCGGCAGCTCGACGAAGATCGGGGCGGGGCCGGCCTGGCGCACGCCGTCGATGAAGATGACCGCGTCCTCGGCCTTGCTGGTGATGTCGACCTCGCCGGGCGTGGCCTCGAGCTGCGCCAGGATCTTCTCGACCTTGGCGCGATCGGGCGCGGCCGGCGCCTGCTTGAGGTAGTCGCGGTACGCGCGGGCGGCGCCGCGGATGTCGTGCTTGCGGCGCAGCACGTCGGCGAGGTTGAAGGAGACGCTCGGGTGGGGCGCGATCTTCGCGACGTAGCGGTAACGATCGATCGCGGTCGCGAGGTCGCCGGCCTGATCGGCGGCCTGGGCCTCGGCGAACGCGGTCCGCGCGGCCTCCTCGACCCGCGGCGGCAGCGGCGGCTCGTCGGCGCTGGCCGGCGCGGTCAGCGCGCCGAGCGTGATCGCGGTGAGGGCGAGGCGAGGGCAGCGCAGCACCGGTTGATGGTAGCCGATAGCGGCGCGGACGCCGCCTCCATCATCGCTCTTGCCAGGCCTGCGCGCGCCGCGGCCCCAGGCGCTGATCGCCGCGCCGCCTGGTGCGCCCGACGCGAGGCCTGCGCGCGCCGCGGCCCCTGGCGCTGATCGCCGCGCCGCCTGCGCGCGCCGCGGCCCCAGGCGCTGATCGCCGCGCCGCCCGCGCCGCGGCCCCTGGCGCTGAGCGCCGCGCCGCCTGCGCGCGCCGCGGCCCCCGGCGCTGATCGCCGCGCCGCCTGCGCGCGCCGCGGCCCCCGGCGCTGATCGCGGTGCCGCCAGGCGCGCGACGCCAGGCCTGCGCGCGCCGCGGCCCCCGGCGCTGATCGCCGTGCCGCCAGGCGCGCCCGACGCCAGGCCTGCGCGCGCCGCGACGCCCGGCGCTGATCGCCGCGCCGCTCGTCCGCGACGCCCCGGAGCCTTGCCGTGATTTCGGACGGTTGTCTGTTTTGATGGAAATCAGCCGTGATAGCGGACGGACGTCTGCTACGGTGCGGAGATGCAGCGCCGCGCCGACCCGTACCGCGACCTCGCCGTGATCGACAGCCGCGCGCCGCGGACCAACCAGACCATCGTCGCGATCGTCGCGTCGATCGCCGTCGCGACCGGCGCGTGGCCGCTGCTGGGGCTCCTCGCGCTGCAGCTCGCGATCGCCGTGCGGTTCGGGCGCCGCTACTGCCTGCCGTGTCGGCTGTACTTCGACGTGCTGCAGCCGCGCCTCGGCGAGGGGCCCCTCGAAGATTCACGCGCGCCGCGGTTCGCCAACATCATCGGCGCCGGCGTGCTGGCGATCGCGACCGGCGCCTACGCCGTCGGGCTGCCCACGGTCGGCGCGGCGCTGGGCCTGACGGTCGTGGCGCTGGCGACGGTGGCGGCGACCACCGGCCTGTGCGTCGGCTGCGAGCTGTACAAGATCAGCGCGCGCCTGCGCGGCGTGCGCGGGGGCGCGATCGATCGGGTCGATCTCGCCGGCCTCGGCGCGGACCCGGGCGCGACCGACGTGGTCGTCATGTTCACGCACCCGCTGTGCGGCGACTGCCAGCGCGTCCGTGCCGAGCTGGCCGCGAGCGGTAAGCCGGTGGTCTCGGTCGACGTGTCGCGCCGGCGCGACCTGGCCAAGAAGTACGGCGTGACCCTGGTCCCGCTGGCGGTCGCGGTCGATCCGTTCGGCGTGGTCACCGCCCGGCTGCACTGAGCGCCGGCGCAGCGCTCGCCGGCGCAGGGCGGCGCGTGCACCGCGGCGGACCGCGTCGGGGCCAGGCGGCGGTGATCGCTCGGAGCCGCGGTGACGTCAGCGCTGGCAGCGGCGCCGCAGGCAGGCTGGGCACGCTGGGCGAGCGTGGCTGCGCACGGACCGCGGCGGGGCCAGCGCCGCGGTGAACGCTCGGGGCCGCGGTGCCGTCGCCGATGGCGGCCGGGGCCAGCGGCGACGCG from the Myxococcales bacterium genome contains:
- a CDS encoding DUF2236 domain-containing protein produces the protein MAPLAPTEFRYWDQLARPWARAVRALGRVALGFDPAPADDVVRAFAAAYYDADPLAEAVVDELYLGGDPAGGRRQFEQALTAGVAADAPASLRTLFADLDDDPPWLDRARVAHGAKVFRRYGADMFRFAGSITLAGYAENSVAKPLALTGAYAGASTRRRFLETVAFWIAVSEPGGLAPGAAGRASALRVRMMHVFVRRRLAAHPEWDAAAWGVPISQADALLTILGGSFAPGYALRVLGYRPTTADIEAMLHFWRYVGHLMGVRPRWFPTTVRACWQLAFVTMVKGARAAGADGRQLCQSYVEAFTPPEAGPWRARAAAWWSHGLHRGFTRVFLPPPAYAANQLPPAGLWPLAVLAPAPLTFAAETLRRALPPLDDVADRIARRRRARWFARHMGDRAAEYRPVETFTR
- a CDS encoding DUF4395 family protein; the protein is MQRRADPYRDLAVIDSRAPRTNQTIVAIVASIAVATGAWPLLGLLALQLAIAVRFGRRYCLPCRLYFDVLQPRLGEGPLEDSRAPRFANIIGAGVLAIATGAYAVGLPTVGAALGLTVVALATVAATTGLCVGCELYKISARLRGVRGGAIDRVDLAGLGADPGATDVVVMFTHPLCGDCQRVRAELAASGKPVVSVDVSRRRDLAKKYGVTLVPLAVAVDPFGVVTARLH